The Streptomyces sp. NBC_00440 genome contains a region encoding:
- a CDS encoding FAD-binding and (Fe-S)-binding domain-containing protein encodes MHTPQTRNAAEITDALRRASVAEVDDSPLARSLYASDASLYRVEPRAIVFPHDAAEIAAVLAVCREQRIPLTMRGAGTSIAGNAVGPGVVIDTSRHLNRVLEIDPEARTALVEPGVIQAGLQRAAAPHGLRFGPDPSTHNRATLGGMIGNNACGSRALGYGRTSDNVLGLDVLAGTGERLRLGAVPQTTGASPLLDSLRAATTSELEVIRTELGRFPRQVSGYSLEHLLPERGFDVPRALVGSEGTLALTLAARVRLVRDEPQRILIALGYPTMADAADAVPAILPYAPVACEGLDARIVRVVVDRKGAASVPELPRGEGWLLVELAGESSAALVADAGRLIADAGALDSRIVVDAAHAAALWRIREDGAGLASRTPAGDPAHSGWEDAAVPPEQLGGYLREFEGLLAEHRLTGLPYGHFGDGCVHIRIDFPLGSADGTRALREFLFQAGELVARHGGSMSGEHGDGRARGELLPLMYSPKAIGLFERVKSVFDPDDLLNPGVIVRPDPVDHAVRAAGARPLRRKELPTLGLAHRHDRGDLSMAVHRCTGVGKCRADTTATGGVMCPSYLATREEKDSTRGRARVLQDVVSGRLGPDGWRSPALHDALDLCLSCKGCSSDCPTGVDMAAYKAEALHQKYRHRPRPRSHYALGWLPRWARLVRSLPGLTRLANLVMRSRALHPLLVRAAGVDPRRQLPVFAPETFRSWFARRPAESRTPRHGDVVLFVDTFTDAFSPGTGIAAVAVLEDAGYRVTVTERPVCCGLTWISTGQLDGARRQIRATVRALAPYVRAGALVVGLEPSCTAVLRADAAELLGDAEGKGDGDADGKAVAEVAAATRTLAELLGGTPDWTPPDLTGATVVAQPHCHHHAVMGWETDAELLRTAGATVERLGGCCGLAGNFGVEEGHHDVSVAVAGQQLLPAVGRAAPDDTILADGFSCRTQLDSLTDRSGDHLAQLLARHIR; translated from the coding sequence GTGCACACGCCCCAGACCCGAAACGCGGCGGAGATCACCGACGCGCTCCGCCGCGCCTCAGTGGCGGAGGTCGACGACTCCCCGCTGGCCCGCTCGCTCTACGCCTCGGACGCCTCCCTGTACCGGGTGGAGCCCCGGGCGATCGTCTTCCCCCACGACGCCGCGGAGATCGCCGCGGTGCTGGCGGTGTGCCGGGAACAGCGGATCCCGCTCACCATGCGGGGCGCGGGCACCTCCATCGCGGGAAACGCCGTGGGCCCCGGCGTCGTCATCGACACCTCCCGCCATCTGAACCGGGTGCTGGAGATCGACCCGGAGGCCAGGACCGCCCTGGTCGAACCAGGCGTGATCCAGGCGGGCCTCCAGCGGGCCGCGGCACCGCACGGCCTGCGCTTCGGCCCCGACCCCTCCACCCACAACCGCGCGACCCTCGGCGGCATGATCGGCAACAACGCCTGCGGCTCGCGCGCCCTCGGGTACGGCCGCACCAGTGACAACGTCCTGGGCCTCGACGTCCTCGCGGGTACGGGGGAGCGGTTGCGTCTCGGCGCGGTACCGCAGACCACGGGCGCCTCCCCCCTGCTCGACAGCCTCCGGGCAGCGACCACGAGCGAACTCGAAGTCATCCGGACCGAGTTGGGGCGCTTCCCCCGGCAGGTGTCCGGCTACAGCCTGGAACACCTGCTGCCGGAGCGCGGCTTCGACGTGCCCCGTGCCCTGGTCGGCAGCGAAGGCACCCTGGCGCTGACCCTCGCGGCCAGGGTCCGGCTCGTACGCGACGAACCGCAGCGCATCCTGATCGCTCTCGGCTACCCGACCATGGCGGACGCGGCGGACGCCGTCCCGGCGATCCTGCCGTACGCCCCGGTGGCCTGCGAGGGGCTCGACGCGCGGATCGTCCGCGTGGTCGTCGACCGGAAGGGAGCCGCCTCGGTCCCGGAACTCCCCAGGGGCGAAGGCTGGCTGCTCGTCGAGCTGGCCGGTGAGAGCTCCGCGGCCCTGGTCGCCGACGCGGGCCGGCTGATCGCGGACGCCGGCGCCCTGGACTCCCGTATCGTCGTCGACGCCGCGCACGCCGCCGCGCTGTGGCGCATCCGCGAGGACGGCGCCGGGCTCGCCTCCCGTACCCCCGCGGGCGACCCCGCCCACTCCGGATGGGAGGACGCGGCGGTCCCGCCGGAGCAACTGGGCGGCTATCTGCGGGAGTTCGAAGGCCTCCTGGCCGAGCACCGGCTGACCGGGCTGCCTTACGGGCACTTCGGCGACGGCTGCGTCCACATCCGCATCGACTTCCCTCTCGGCTCCGCCGACGGGACGCGCGCCCTGCGGGAGTTCCTCTTCCAGGCCGGTGAACTGGTCGCCCGGCACGGCGGGTCCATGTCCGGCGAACACGGTGACGGACGGGCCCGCGGCGAGCTGCTGCCGCTGATGTACTCCCCGAAGGCCATCGGCCTGTTCGAACGGGTCAAGAGCGTCTTCGACCCCGATGACCTGCTCAACCCCGGAGTCATCGTGCGGCCGGACCCGGTGGACCACGCCGTCCGCGCCGCCGGCGCACGGCCGCTGCGCCGGAAGGAACTGCCCACCCTCGGGCTGGCCCACCGGCACGACCGGGGCGATCTGTCCATGGCCGTCCACCGCTGCACCGGGGTCGGTAAATGCCGCGCCGACACCACCGCGACCGGTGGGGTGATGTGCCCCAGCTACCTCGCCACGCGCGAGGAGAAGGACTCCACCCGCGGCCGGGCCAGGGTCCTCCAGGACGTCGTCTCCGGCCGGCTCGGGCCGGACGGCTGGCGTTCCCCGGCCCTGCACGACGCCCTCGACCTCTGTCTGTCCTGCAAGGGCTGCTCGTCCGACTGCCCGACCGGGGTCGACATGGCCGCGTACAAGGCGGAGGCGCTGCACCAGAAATACCGCCACCGGCCGCGCCCGCGCAGCCACTACGCCCTCGGCTGGCTGCCCCGCTGGGCGCGCCTGGTGCGGAGTCTGCCCGGCCTCACCCGGCTGGCGAACCTGGTGATGCGCTCGCGGGCTCTGCACCCGCTCCTCGTCCGCGCCGCCGGAGTCGACCCGCGCCGCCAACTGCCCGTGTTCGCCCCCGAGACGTTCCGCAGCTGGTTCGCCCGGCGACCCGCGGAGTCCCGTACCCCGCGCCACGGTGATGTGGTCCTCTTCGTCGACACCTTCACGGACGCCTTCTCTCCCGGTACCGGGATCGCGGCCGTCGCCGTCCTGGAAGACGCCGGGTACCGGGTCACCGTCACCGAACGGCCCGTCTGCTGCGGTCTCACCTGGATCTCCACCGGCCAACTGGACGGCGCCCGGCGGCAGATACGCGCCACGGTGCGAGCGCTGGCGCCGTACGTCCGGGCCGGCGCGCTGGTGGTCGGCCTTGAGCCCTCCTGTACCGCTGTGCTCCGCGCCGACGCCGCCGAACTCCTCGGAGACGCGGAGGGGAAGGGCGACGGCGACGCGGACGGGAAAGCAGTGGCGGAGGTCGCCGCGGCCACCCGTACGCTGGCCGAACTGCTGGGCGGGACCCCGGACTGGACCCCGCCCGACCTGACCGGCGCCACCGTCGTCGCCCAGCCGCACTGCCACCACCACGCCGTGATGGGCTGGGAGACGGACGCCGAACTGCTGCGCACGGCCGGCGCCACGGTCGAGCGGCTCGGTGGGTGCTGCGGGCTCGCGGGCAACTTCGGTGTCGAAGAGGGCCACCACGACGTCTCCGTCGCGGTGGCCGGACAGCAGCTGCTGCCCGCGGTCGGCCGGGCCGCCCCCGACGACACGATCCTCGCCGACGGTTTCAGCTGCCGCACCCAGCTCGACAGCCTCACCGACCGCTCGGGTGACCACCTCGCCCAGCTCCTGGCCCGGCACATCCGGTGA
- a CDS encoding sodium:solute symporter family protein, which yields MIAAIFFGVLALSVLVAFSARRGMRKMSIGEYLVGGRSFAPWLLYFLAVGEVYSIGTMIGFPAGIYAGGASYGVWFLGYILLAYPLGYFVAPLIWRAGVRYDAMTVPDVFGRHFRSRSLELVTAGAVLVALVPWGQYQFIGMQVVLGALGLPISPVQAVVLAGVISFLYLAVSGVRSPAFVAILKDVLMIVGIVVAGVVVVVAAGGTSQIFGSGSVPHAQVTMGGSPMVFALTTIVFQGVTFYLGFSATYIFTARSERAIKSSTVWMPVYMLVYPFLVATAYFAFADGTRVKDPNTVFMAIVQDRLPDWLVGVVAAGAGLSGILVLAVTALSIGGIVSRNLAPNVRPEAQRRWTTAAVAVFLVAAAVLTLTASTLMLTVLNLTYYLLGQLIPGWIALMFFRRVRGWAVSTGILGGVAVSIVLYATDPDLAGINAGLIAVLFNFALTFGLSRLRPGPSLTPIAAVDAGPGPEAGPAPGSGPGSDAGSAPVRPVVAGREEDGSTASVG from the coding sequence ATGATCGCCGCGATCTTCTTCGGTGTGCTGGCGCTGTCCGTCCTGGTCGCCTTCAGCGCCCGGCGCGGGATGCGGAAGATGTCCATCGGCGAGTACCTGGTCGGCGGCCGCTCCTTCGCCCCCTGGCTGCTGTACTTCCTGGCCGTCGGCGAGGTCTACAGCATCGGCACCATGATCGGTTTCCCGGCTGGTATCTACGCGGGCGGAGCGAGCTACGGGGTCTGGTTCCTCGGCTACATCCTGCTCGCCTATCCCCTGGGCTACTTCGTCGCACCACTGATCTGGCGGGCGGGCGTGCGGTACGACGCGATGACCGTCCCGGACGTGTTCGGACGGCACTTCCGCAGCCGGTCCCTCGAACTGGTCACGGCGGGCGCCGTGCTCGTCGCGCTCGTGCCGTGGGGGCAGTACCAGTTCATCGGGATGCAGGTGGTGCTCGGCGCGCTCGGGCTGCCCATCAGCCCGGTCCAGGCCGTCGTGCTGGCGGGTGTCATCTCCTTCCTGTACCTCGCGGTGTCGGGCGTGCGGTCGCCCGCCTTCGTCGCGATCCTCAAGGACGTCCTGATGATCGTCGGCATCGTGGTCGCCGGGGTGGTCGTGGTCGTGGCCGCCGGGGGCACCTCGCAGATCTTCGGATCGGGCTCCGTGCCGCACGCGCAGGTCACCATGGGCGGCTCACCGATGGTGTTCGCACTCACCACCATCGTGTTCCAGGGCGTCACCTTCTATCTGGGCTTCTCCGCAACCTATATCTTCACGGCCCGGTCGGAGCGCGCCATCAAGTCGTCGACCGTGTGGATGCCGGTGTACATGCTCGTGTACCCGTTCCTGGTCGCCACCGCGTACTTCGCCTTCGCCGACGGCACCAGGGTCAAGGACCCCAACACGGTCTTCATGGCCATCGTCCAGGACCGGCTGCCCGACTGGCTGGTGGGTGTGGTCGCGGCGGGCGCCGGTCTCTCGGGCATCCTGGTGCTGGCCGTCACCGCGCTCTCCATCGGGGGCATCGTCTCCCGGAACCTGGCGCCGAACGTCCGGCCCGAGGCCCAGCGCCGGTGGACGACGGCCGCGGTCGCGGTCTTCCTGGTCGCCGCTGCGGTCCTCACCCTGACCGCGTCGACGCTGATGCTGACCGTGCTGAATCTGACGTACTACCTGCTCGGCCAACTCATCCCCGGCTGGATCGCGTTGATGTTCTTCCGCCGGGTGCGGGGCTGGGCGGTGTCGACGGGGATCCTGGGCGGGGTCGCGGTCTCCATCGTCCTGTACGCGACCGACCCGGACCTCGCCGGCATCAACGCGGGCCTGATCGCTGTCCTGTTCAACTTCGCGCTCACCTTCGGTCTGAGCCGGCTGCGTCCGGGGCCGTCCCTCACCCCCATCGCCGCCGTGGACGCCGGACCTGGTCCCGAAGCCGGACCCGCTCCCGGATCCGGACCTGGTTCCGACGCCGGATCCGCCCCCGTGCGACCGGTCGTCGCCGGCCGTGAGGAGGACGGATCGACGGCGTCGGTCGGCTGA
- a CDS encoding DUF3311 domain-containing protein, which translates to MTANHRSLAIGLGLPSVAVLVVMPLLADTSVYVLGIPLLFFWMFLCFPLTSLCLWVAWRIDRPRYPEDPPPARREEVSGA; encoded by the coding sequence ATGACGGCGAACCACCGGAGTCTGGCCATCGGTCTCGGGCTGCCGTCCGTCGCCGTCCTGGTGGTGATGCCGCTGCTCGCCGACACGTCCGTGTACGTACTCGGCATCCCGCTGCTGTTCTTCTGGATGTTCCTCTGCTTCCCGCTCACCAGCCTCTGTCTCTGGGTGGCCTGGCGGATCGACCGGCCGCGCTACCCGGAGGATCCGCCGCCCGCGCGCCGGGAGGAGGTGAGCGGGGCATGA